The Cynocephalus volans isolate mCynVol1 chromosome 2, mCynVol1.pri, whole genome shotgun sequence genome window below encodes:
- the PURB gene encoding transcriptional activator protein Pur-beta, which translates to MADGDSGSERGGGGPGGFQSASRGGGEQETQELASKRLDIQNKRFYLDVKQNAKGRFLKIAEVGAGGSKSRLTLSMAVAAEFRDSLGDFIEHYAQLGPSSPEQLAAGAEEGGGPRRALKSEFLVRENRKYYLDLKENQRGRFLRIRQTVNRGGGGFGAGPGPGGLQSGQTIALPAQGLIEFRDALAKLIDDYGGEDDELASGPGGGAGGPGGGLYGELPEGTSITVDSKRFFFDVGCNKYGVFLRVSEVKPSYRNAITVPFKAWGKFGGAFCRYADEMKEIQERQRDKLYERRGGGSGGGDESEGEEMDED; encoded by the coding sequence ATGGCGGACGGTGACAGCGGCAGCgagcgcggcggcggcgggcccGGCGGTTTCCAGTCCGCGTCCCGAGGTGGCGGCGAGCAGGAGACGCAGGAGCTGGCTTCGAAGCGGCTGGACATCCAGAACAAGCGCTTCTACCTGGACGTGAAGCAGAACGCCAAGGGCCGCTTCCTGAAGATCGCCGAGGTGGGCGCGGGTGGCTCTAAGAGCCGCCTTACGCTGTCCATGGCTGTGGCCGCCGAGTTCCGTGACTCTCTGGGCGACTTCATCGAGCACTACGCGCAGCTGGGCCCCAGCAGCCCTGAGCAGCTGGCGGCGGGCGCTGAAGAGGGCGGCGGGCCGCGCCGCGCGCTCAAGAGCGAGTTCCTGGTACGCGAGAACCGCAAGTACTACTTGGACCTCAAGGAGAACCAGCGTGGCCGCTTCCTGCGCATCCGCCAGACGGTCaaccgcggcggcggcggcttcGGCGCGGGCCCCGGGCCCGGCGGCCTGCAGAGCGGCCAGACCATCGCGCTGCCCGCGCAGGGCCTCATCGAGTTCCGCGACGCGCTAGCCAAGCTCATCGACGATTACGGAGGCGAGGACGACGAGCTGGCCAGCGGCCCGGGAGGCGGCGCTGGGGGCCCCGGGGGCGGCCTGTACGGGGAGCTCCCGGAGGGCACCTCCATAACGGTGGACTCCAAGCGCTTCTTTTTCGACGTGGGCTGCAACAAATATGGGGTGTTTCTGCGAGTAAGCGAGGTGAAGCCGTCCTACCGCAATGCCATCACCGTGCCCTTCAAGGCCTGGGGCAAGTTCGGGGGCGCCTTTTGCCGGTATGCAGATGAGATGAAAGAAATCCAGGAGCGACAGAGGGATAAGCTTTATGAGCGCCGTGGTGggggcagcggcggcggcgacgaGTCCGAGGGTGAGGAGATGGATGAGGATTGA